One Candidatus Tanganyikabacteria bacterium genomic window carries:
- a CDS encoding phosphate/phosphite/phosphonate ABC transporter substrate-binding protein: MIRLADLARWLPVAAIALALLPGYTPRTFRMGFTPVESGAAMVQITEPVVAAMAKAIGMRVVTFVAADYVGTVEALRGKKVDAAMLSPAAMVMAHRKANAKPILKTRYKGKTSYHAVIFTTTESSIRGIKDLKGRTFAFVDPGSTSGFVIPSLMMLRAGVKPDRDLKHVMNAGTHDAVMQAVLHGQAEAGATFQKEKGVWPLADTVKNPADLKRLRVVAYSDPIPDQGIAVNPDLDPALQKKVADFFVRLSDTPEGRKMIAKFYQVDEFVPAAETDWKPIEDAFAAIGRKL, from the coding sequence ATGATTCGCCTGGCCGACCTTGCCCGCTGGCTCCCCGTCGCGGCGATCGCCCTCGCCTTGCTGCCCGGTTACACCCCGCGCACGTTCCGGATGGGCTTCACGCCAGTCGAATCAGGGGCCGCCATGGTGCAGATCACCGAACCCGTCGTGGCCGCGATGGCCAAGGCCATCGGCATGCGCGTCGTCACGTTCGTGGCCGCCGACTACGTCGGCACGGTCGAGGCCCTGCGCGGCAAGAAGGTAGACGCCGCGATGCTCTCGCCCGCCGCCATGGTCATGGCGCACCGCAAGGCGAACGCCAAGCCCATCCTCAAGACGAGGTACAAGGGCAAGACGAGCTACCACGCCGTCATCTTCACGACGACCGAGTCGAGCATCCGCGGCATCAAGGACCTCAAGGGCCGCACCTTCGCCTTCGTCGATCCCGGTTCCACCTCCGGCTTCGTGATCCCCTCGCTGATGATGCTGCGCGCCGGCGTGAAGCCCGATCGCGACCTCAAGCACGTGATGAACGCCGGCACCCACGACGCCGTCATGCAGGCCGTGCTGCACGGCCAGGCCGAAGCGGGCGCGACATTCCAGAAAGAGAAGGGCGTTTGGCCCCTCGCCGACACGGTCAAGAACCCGGCCGATCTCAAGCGCCTCCGGGTGGTGGCGTACTCGGATCCCATCCCGGATCAAGGCATCGCGGTCAACCCCGACCTCGACCCGGCCTTGCAGAAGAAGGTCGCCGACTTCTTCGTGCGCCTGTCGGACACCCCGGAGGGCCGCAAGATGATCGCCAAGTTCTACCAGGTGGACGAGTTCGTGCCGGCCGCGGAGACCGACTGGAAGCCCATCGAGGATGCTTTCGCCGCCATCGGCCGGAAGCTCTAG
- a CDS encoding inositol monophosphatase, with product MLAFARQLALDVGAMLRRGQAGSLEIALKGASDVVTDMDRAAEARILEALRERFPDHAVLAEESGAHGAADYRWIVDPLDGTLNYAHRWPHWAVSIALEHRGSVVLGVVYAPVLGELFWAERGRGAFRDGERLQVSRVDRFGDALLNFGSLALRPDLPLAAQPAGRLLGAAFKTRQTGSCTLDLCWLAAGRTDACMQGNTTAWDIAAGKLILEEAGGRASGPTGEEFALGERVFVASNGTLHAELLQVLSWPPEVHS from the coding sequence ATGCTCGCTTTCGCCAGGCAACTGGCTCTCGACGTCGGGGCCATGCTGCGCCGGGGCCAGGCGGGTAGCCTGGAGATCGCCCTCAAGGGGGCGTCCGACGTCGTCACCGACATGGATCGCGCCGCCGAGGCGCGCATCCTGGAGGCGCTGCGCGAGCGGTTCCCCGACCACGCCGTTCTCGCGGAGGAATCGGGCGCGCATGGCGCGGCGGACTACCGCTGGATCGTCGATCCGCTGGACGGCACGCTCAACTATGCCCACCGCTGGCCGCATTGGGCGGTCTCGATCGCGCTGGAGCACCGCGGCAGCGTGGTCCTGGGCGTGGTGTACGCGCCGGTCCTGGGCGAGCTGTTCTGGGCCGAGCGCGGGAGGGGCGCCTTCCGTGACGGGGAACGCCTCCAGGTCTCGCGGGTGGACAGGTTCGGCGACGCCCTCCTCAACTTCGGCTCGCTCGCGCTGCGGCCCGACCTGCCGCTGGCCGCGCAGCCCGCGGGGCGCCTGCTCGGCGCGGCGTTCAAGACCCGCCAGACCGGGTCGTGCACGCTCGACCTCTGCTGGCTCGCGGCCGGCCGGACCGACGCGTGCATGCAGGGCAACACCACCGCATGGGACATCGCGGCGGGAAAGCTCATCCTCGAGGAGGCGGGCGGTCGCGCCAGCGGCCCGACCGGCGAGGAATTCGCCCTGGGAGAGCGCGTGTTCGTGGCGTCCAACGGCACCCTTCACGCCGAACTGCTCCAGGTGCTCTCATGGCCCCCGGAGGTGCACTCATGA
- a CDS encoding peptide ABC transporter substrate-binding protein: MALEFALLAAGLVTVRLPHEPDTLNPLLSGMAVAQEVTRPVLSGLVAVDDRLRFRPDLAREVPTLLNGGARLRGGNLVVTYRLRSDVRWHDGAPFSARDVAFTWRFATDPRARVIDRTGYDRILRVETPSPDTARVVFRGVYAPYLKLFRPVLPAHILAGEEHPNAARFNRKPVGTGPYRVADWVAGDRVELRANPAYHGAKPRIDRLVLQVVPDDNASFVRFKAGDLDVYQSVAHGHLPEIRRLPGVFVTVTPDLLYEHIALNTARPPFDDLRVRQAVARAIDREALSGAAYGGLYPPAWGHLSPLSWAFAERRGSYRPAEARRLLDASGWRPGPDGIRVRDGRRLAFTLYITAGKKPRETSALLVRKQLQEVGFEMAVQAISGASLFSPDGPMKRSAFQAAMWAWDTDLDPDSTSLWHSRRMPPHGSNVSRYRNPRVDLLLEAAVATVDQARRARLYREIDGILARDVPDVPLLHWRLVSATRSRLEGWRPGPAGALWNCETWRLAAEND; this comes from the coding sequence GTGGCCCTGGAATTCGCCCTCCTCGCGGCGGGATTGGTGACGGTGCGGCTCCCCCATGAGCCGGACACGCTCAATCCCCTGCTGAGCGGCATGGCGGTCGCCCAGGAGGTGACGCGCCCGGTGCTCTCGGGCCTGGTCGCCGTGGACGATCGATTGCGTTTCCGGCCCGACCTGGCGCGCGAAGTCCCCACCCTCTTAAACGGCGGCGCGCGCCTGCGCGGCGGCAACCTGGTCGTGACGTACAGGCTCCGCTCCGACGTCCGCTGGCACGACGGCGCACCCTTCTCGGCGCGCGACGTCGCGTTCACCTGGCGCTTCGCCACCGATCCCCGGGCCCGCGTCATCGACCGTACCGGCTACGACCGGATCCTGCGCGTGGAAACGCCCAGCCCGGACACGGCGCGGGTCGTGTTCCGGGGCGTGTACGCGCCCTACCTCAAGCTGTTCCGCCCGGTCCTGCCGGCCCACATCCTGGCGGGCGAGGAGCATCCCAACGCGGCGCGGTTCAACCGCAAGCCGGTCGGCACCGGGCCGTACCGCGTGGCCGACTGGGTGGCGGGCGATCGGGTGGAGTTGCGCGCCAACCCCGCCTACCACGGCGCCAAGCCGCGCATAGATCGCCTCGTGCTGCAGGTCGTGCCCGACGACAATGCGAGCTTCGTGCGCTTCAAGGCGGGAGACCTCGACGTGTACCAGTCGGTGGCCCATGGCCACCTTCCGGAGATCCGGCGCCTCCCGGGAGTCTTCGTCACCGTGACCCCCGACCTGCTCTACGAGCACATCGCCCTGAACACGGCGCGCCCCCCCTTCGACGATCTGCGCGTGCGCCAGGCGGTCGCCCGCGCCATCGACCGGGAGGCACTAAGCGGGGCCGCGTACGGTGGGCTGTACCCGCCGGCCTGGGGCCACCTGTCGCCGCTGTCGTGGGCCTTCGCGGAGCGTCGCGGGAGCTACCGGCCGGCCGAGGCGCGGCGCCTGCTGGACGCGTCCGGCTGGCGCCCCGGGCCGGACGGCATCCGCGTGCGGGACGGCAGGCGCCTCGCGTTCACCCTGTACATCACCGCCGGCAAGAAGCCGCGGGAGACCAGCGCCCTGCTGGTGCGCAAGCAACTCCAGGAGGTGGGCTTCGAGATGGCGGTGCAGGCCATTTCCGGCGCGAGCCTCTTCTCGCCGGACGGCCCGATGAAGCGGAGCGCCTTCCAGGCGGCCATGTGGGCCTGGGACACCGACCTCGACCCGGACTCGACCAGCCTCTGGCATTCGCGGCGCATGCCCCCGCACGGCAGCAACGTGTCCCGCTACCGCAACCCCCGGGTCGATCTCCTGCTCGAAGCGGCGGTCGCCACGGTCGATCAGGCGCGGCGCGCCCGCCTCTACCGGGAAATCGATGGCATCCTGGCCCGCGACGTGCCTGACGTGCCCCTCCTCCACTGGCGCCTCGTGTCGGCGACCAGGTCGCGGCTGGAAGGCTGGAGACCCGGCCCCGCCGGCGCCCTGTGGAACTGCGAGACCTGGCGCCTCGCCGCCGAGAACGATTAA
- a CDS encoding acyl-CoA desaturase has protein sequence MSAFAVDRPYRPEAEPGLDPGGVRARARAAEVLPTVANVVARRNTLTATEVLARAKYSWLEFAWLTGTGLLGLAAFTQPFHLHYLPVMVGIYLWIGFSVTLYLHRFLTHRGFALARPLQFLFAFGSAVGFSGDPVGWVGYHRHHHKFSDTENDVHSPRYGFFFSHMGWFLKDCKEFDREVRKLAADCRKVWYLRLFENRVAYGIPHFVVAGVIFYFLGWSGLLWCLYFPALAMHHHTWAINSLTHKSWMGYRRFATGDDSVNSPWLLGALGEGWHNNHHAEARRVAHGLAWYEIDLTKYLIWTLEKVGLVRDVHWQR, from the coding sequence GTGAGCGCGTTTGCCGTGGATCGGCCCTATCGACCGGAAGCAGAGCCCGGGCTCGATCCGGGAGGGGTCCGCGCGCGCGCCAGGGCTGCCGAGGTCCTGCCGACCGTCGCCAACGTCGTCGCCAGGCGCAACACGCTTACCGCGACCGAGGTGCTGGCGCGCGCGAAGTACAGCTGGTTAGAGTTCGCCTGGCTGACCGGCACCGGCCTCCTGGGCCTGGCGGCGTTCACGCAGCCGTTCCACCTCCATTACCTCCCGGTGATGGTCGGCATCTACCTCTGGATCGGCTTCTCGGTCACGCTCTACCTGCACCGGTTCCTGACGCATCGGGGCTTCGCGCTCGCCAGGCCTCTCCAGTTCCTGTTCGCCTTCGGATCGGCGGTCGGCTTCTCGGGCGATCCCGTCGGCTGGGTCGGGTACCACCGGCACCACCACAAGTTCTCGGACACCGAGAACGACGTCCACAGTCCGCGCTACGGCTTCTTCTTCTCCCACATGGGTTGGTTCCTCAAGGACTGCAAGGAGTTCGATCGCGAGGTGCGGAAACTGGCGGCCGACTGCCGCAAGGTCTGGTACCTGCGCCTGTTCGAGAACCGCGTCGCCTACGGCATCCCGCATTTCGTCGTGGCCGGCGTCATCTTCTACTTCCTCGGCTGGTCCGGCCTGCTCTGGTGCCTCTACTTCCCCGCCCTCGCGATGCATCACCACACATGGGCGATCAACTCGCTCACCCACAAGTCGTGGATGGGTTACCGCCGCTTCGCGACCGGCGACGACAGCGTCAACAGCCCGTGGCTCCTGGGCGCGCTCGGCGAGGGCTGGCACAACAACCACCACGCCGAGGCCCGCCGAGTGGCCCACGGCCTGGCCTGGTACGAAATAGACCTGACCAAGTACCTGATCTGGACGCTCGAGAAGGTCGGCCTCGTGCGCGACGTGCACTGGCAGCGGTAG